The following are encoded in a window of Castanea sativa cultivar Marrone di Chiusa Pesio chromosome 5, ASM4071231v1 genomic DNA:
- the LOC142634659 gene encoding uncharacterized protein LOC142634659 has protein sequence MRKPKLKKGMKFPNSEVFREALREYDIKKPVDIKFKLNEKKKISVYCINECGWRCYASQLSGELTFQIKTFNPECTYPRSFKHSQVTSSYVAKKFMQEFDKNLNWKVAGVQHHVKQAIEIDISYSQVYRAKRKATDLITEDEQLQYGKLRDYAEMITLNDKRSRVILQIEMEDENAQPKFKRMYIRYNAQKVGFLGGCRPIIGLDGCHLKGRFEGQILSVIARDENDNIFPVAFAVVEQENKDSWALIPAIEMLFPTCEHRYCVKHIYNNFKVDYKGLELKDALWRCTGATTIKEFERRMQELKDLDVKAWEYLADINPAQWSKSHFSSRALCDYLANNLSESFNAMILEARDKPILAMLEWIRVRLMTKQYKKMKGIAKYTRKVCPNLQDKLEKLKHESIPFSATLAGSFMYEVDNGRERHVVDLARKACSCRIWDLTGLPCKHGISAIVKNLEKVENYVHPYYLKETFVETYKEIIQPMSGQSEWVETNQPAPVAPHVYKPPGKPPKQRKRDPGEPRNPYRVSRINKTIKRGKC, from the exons ATGAGAAAACCAAAGTTAAAGAAAGGAATGAAGTTTCCAAACTCTGAGGTATTTAGGGAGGCATTGAGGGAATATGATATAAAAAAGCCAGTAGATATCAAGTTCAAGCtgaatgagaagaagaagatatcaGTTTATTGCATAAATGAATGTGGATGGAGGTGTTATGCATCTCAACTATCTGGGGAGTTGACATtccaaataaaaacattcaatcCAGAGTGCACCTACCCTAGATCCTTCAAACACAGCCAAGTGACTTCAAGTTATGTTGCAAAGAAGTTTATGCAGGAGTTTGACAAAAATCTCAATTGGAAAGTAGCTGGTGTTCAACATCATGTGAAGCAAGCAATTGAAATTGACATAAGTTACAGTCAGGTGTATAGGGCAAAAAGGAAAGCTACTGACTTGATTACTGAGGATGAACAGCTACAATATGGGAAGCTTAGGGATTATGCAGAGATGATAACATTGAATGATAAAAGAAGTAGGGTTATTTTGCAAATTGAAATGGAAGATGAAAATGCACAGCCCAAATTTAAGAGAATGTATATCAGGTATAATGCACAAAAAGTTGGTTTTTTGGGAGGCTGTAGACCAATCATTGGTTTAGATGGGTGCCACCTGAAAGGGAGATTTGAGGGGCAAATACTTTCTGTCATAGCTAGAGATGAAAATGATAACATTTTTCCAGTTGCATTTGCTGTTGTTGAGCAAGAGAACAAAGATTCATGG GCCCTTATACCTGCAATTGAGATGTTGTTCCCAACTTGTGAGCATAGGTATTGTGTGAAGCATatctataataattttaaagtgGATTATAAGGGCTTGGAGTTGAAGGATGCATTGTGGAGATGTACTGGAGCCACAACAATCAAGGAGTTTGAGAGAAGAATGCAGGAACTGAAGGATTTGGATGTCAAGGCATGGGAGTATCTTGCTGACATCAACCCTGCACAATGGTCTAAGTCTCACTTTAGTAGTAGAGCTTTGTGTGACTATTTAGCTAATAACTTGAGTGAGTCTTTTAATGCCATGATCTTAGAAGCTAGGGATAAGCCAATTTTAGCAATGTTGGAGTGGATCAGAGTTAGGCTCATGaccaaacaatacaaaaagatGAAAGGTATAGCAAAATACACTAGAAAGGTGTGTCCTAATCTTCAAGACAAATTAGAGAAGTTAAAACATGAATCTATACCTTTCAGTGCTACTCTAGCAGGCAGCTTCATGTATGAGGTTGATAATGGTCGTGAGAGACATGTGGTTGACTTGGCTAGGAAAGCATGCAGCTGTAGGATTTGGGATTTGACAGGACTTCCTTGCAAACATGGGATCTCTGCTATTGTTAAGAACCTGGAGAAAGTGGAGAACTATGTGCATCCTTATTACTTGAAAGAGACATTTGTTGAAACTTACAAAGAGATAATACAGCCAATGTCTGGCCAGTCTGAGTGGGTTGAGACTAACCAACCTGCTCCTGTTGCTCCTCATGTGTATAAACCACCTGGCAAACCaccaaagcaaagaaaaagagatccTGGAGAGCCAAGGAACCCTTATAGAGTTTCTAGGATAAACAAGACAATCAAGCGTGGGAAGTGCTAG